A genomic window from Hippocampus zosterae strain Florida chromosome 13, ASM2543408v3, whole genome shotgun sequence includes:
- the elfn2a gene encoding extracellular leucine-rich repeat and fibronectin type III domain containing 2a — protein MALLYLLLLPALLFLRLPTVVSGDCWLIEGDKGYVWLAICSQNQPPYETIPQHINSTVHDLRLNENKLKAVLLTSMYRFTNLTDLNLTKNEISYIEDGAFAGQANLQVLQLGYNKLTNLTEGMLRGLGRMQCLFLQHNLIEVIATNAFWESPSLSSLDLSSNKLARLDPSTFTVLNRLQVCELAGNPFHCGCELYSFLTWLEAFNNVTHTYDRLQCETPRELNGYPLLGPSPGHGRNARVLLSTRCQDGVIIPGISSTGSELDGSGMGLDNPDPGPYHRPSFSSTPDPTYNHQISMKLQTVSLFGASVAVQIPRPYSKMYVLSQYNRTFVADIMPLKNKREVVTLDKLRPHTNYTYCVASVGKSQRYNHTCLSFTTRAVGPADPRSNPSTTTHYIMTILGCLFGMVIVLGCVYYCLRRRRIQEEKEKALSVTKTILEMRYGPEAAAAVANDPAAMQRLQDQAHHQHHHGGAAGSKLPPSASSSTGMLHGSANTTSSRLSSLPQVEKMASAFSEAMGTKGSYMDVRTAGGTGEARDGETVALGAGGELVLDMRGAGAEHGADVAEDSDDDGRGSASEISTIAKEVDKVNQIINNCIDALKLDASVNAAENANAPQQPPVCMAPHARNLLPIASGDQVLASSPKVHPKSHPQAQATPHPQAHPPLQQKPLPPSMAPVPLVVPLSERPGISGGGFLSPPYRDPPPANAVRPLQRQLSADTAVSKNRCGVPAASGAVKGGRLFGVDVPEKRGEPPKYPSEKSSPVHGGVGGCNGMGSVNGGGGVNMNGGGVACSNGSGSRGGASGLGPGLQQQQQQQHHHHHLEVQPDYHSSEHRHSFPALYYEGGSESPSPAQKATFLKPRGRSKRGDATAAYSQLSPARHHHHHHYNSGYSSSPEYSSESTLRIWERFRPYKKNPREEASYIAAGHALRKKVQFAKDEDLHDILDYWKGVSAQQKL, from the exons ATGGCTCTCCTTTATCTCCTGCTCCTCCCCGCGTTACTGTTCCTGCGACTGCCTACGGTGGTCAGCGGAGACTGCTGGCTCATCGAGGGGGACAAAGGCTACGTTTGGCTAGCGATCTGCAGTCAGAACCAGCCCCCGTACGAAACCATTCCCCAGCACATCAACAGTACG GTTCACGACCTGAGACTGAACGAGAACAAGCTGAAGGCTGTGCTCCTCACCTCCATGTACCGCTTCACCAACCTGACCGACCTCAACCTCACCAAAAACGAGATCAGCTACATCGAGGACGGGGCCTTTGCCGGACAGGCGAACCTTCAG GTTCTGCAGCTGGGTTACAACAAGCTGACCAACCTGACGGAGGGCATGCTGCGAGGTCTGGGTCGGATGCAGTGCCTCTTCCTTCAGCACAACCTCATTGAGGTCATCGCCACCAATGCCTTCTGGGAGAGCCCCAGCCTCAGTAGCCTGGATCTGTCATCCAACAAGCTGGCCCGCCTGGACCCGTCCACCTTCACCGTCCTCAACCGGCTGCAGGTGTGCGAGCTGGCCGGGAATCCTTTCCACTGCGGCTGCGAGCTCTACAGCTTCCTTACCTGGCTGGAAGCCTTCAACAATGTCACGCACACTTACGACCGCCTGCAGTGCGAGACCCCCCGCGAGCTCAACGGTTACCCACTCCTGGGCCCCTCGCCCGGACACGGGAGGAATGCCAGGGTCCTCCTTTCCACCAGGTGTCAAGACGGCGTGATCATTCCGGGAATCTCATCGACCGGGTCGGAACTGGACGGCTCCGGCATGGGTTTGGACAACCCGGACCCTGGCCCGTATCACCGGCCCAGCTTTTCGTCCACGCCCGATCCGACCTACAACCATCAGATTTCCATGAAGCTCCAGACCGTGTCGCTCTTCGGCGCCTCCGTGGCGGTGCAAATCCCACGGCCCTACAGCAAGATGTACGTCCTGTCGCAGTACAACCGCACCTTCGTGGCGGACATCATGCCCCTGAAGAACAAAAGGGAGGTGGTGACGCTGGATAAACTGCGACCGCACACCAACTACACCTACTGCGTCGCCTCGGTTGGAAAATCCCAGCGCTACAACCACACTTGCTTGTCCTTCACCACGCGGGCTGTGGGACCGGCGGACCCCCGCAGCAACCCATCCACCACCACGCACTATATCATGACCATACTGGGCTGTCTCTTCGGTATGGTCATCGTACTGGGCTGTGTCTACTATTGCCTCCGACGGCGACGCAtccaggaggagaaggagaaagcTTTGAGCGTGACCAAAACCATTCTGGAGATGAG GTACGGCCCAGAAGCGGCAGCGGCAGTGGCCAACGACCCAGCCGCCATGCAGCGCCTCCAGGACCAGGCCCACCACCAGCATCACCACGGaggggcggcgggcagcaagctgCCCCCGTCGGCCTCCTCCAGCACCGGCATGCTCCACGGCTCGGCCAACACCACTTCCTCCCGCCTCTCCAGTTTACCGCAGGTGGAGAAGATGGCCAGCGCCTTTTCCGAGGCCATGGGCACCAAGGGGAGCTACATGGACGTGAGGACTGCCGGAGGGACCGGGGAGGCCCGAGACGGGGAGACGGTAGCGCTGGGCGCGGGCGGGGAGCTGGTTTTGGATATGCGAGGCGCTGGAGCCGAACACGGCGCGGACGTTGCGGAGGATTCGGATGATGACGGCCGTGGCTCGGCCTCCGAGATCTCCACCATCGCCAAGGAGGTGGACAAGGTCAACCAGATCATCAACAACTGCATTGACGCCCTCAAACTGGATGCCTCCGTTAACGCCGCGGAGAACGCAAATGCCCCACAGCAACCTCCGGTTTGCATGGCGCCCCACGCGCGCAATCTCCTGCCCatcgcttcaggagatcaagtCCTGGCCTCTTCCCCGAAGGTGCACCCCAAGTCCCATCCTCAAGCTCAAGCCACTCCACACCCTCAAGCTCATCCTCCGCTACAGCAGAAGCCTCTTCCTCCCTCCATGGCCCCAGTGCCCCTGGTGGTGCCCCTGTCGGAACGACCGGGTATAAGCGGCGGGGGGTTTCTCTCCCCTCCCTACCGCGACCCGCCCCCGGCCAATGCGGTGCGACCCCTTCAGAGGCAGTTGAGCGCCGACACCGCCGTCTCCAAGAACCGTTGCGGAGTCCCCGCCGCCAGCGGAGCGGTCAAGGGCGGCCGGTTGTTCGGCGTGGATGTTCCCGAGAAGCGCGGCGAGCCTCCAAAATACCCGTCGGAAAAAAGCAGCCCGGTGCATGGCGGGGTAGGGGGCTGCAACGGAATGGGGAGCGTCAACGGGGGCGGCGGTGTGAACATGAATGGCGGTGGCGTGGCATGTAGTAATGGTAGTGGAAGTCGAGGTGGGGCATCTGGTCTTGGTCCTggtctgcagcagcagcagcagcagcagcaccaccaccaccacctggaGGTTCAGCCGGATTACCACAGCTCGGAACACCGCCATTCCTTCCCCGCGCTGTACTACGAGGGTGGCAGCGAGTCGCCTTCGCCGGCCCAGAAGGCTACCTTCCTCAAACCGCGAGGGCGCTCCAAGAGGGGGGATGCTACGGCCGCCTACTCGCAGCTGTCACCcgcccgccaccaccaccaccaccactacaaCTCGGGCTACTCCTCCAGTCCCGAGTATTCGTCGGAGAGCACACTGCGGATCTGGGAGCGATTTCGCCCGTATAAGAAGAACCCCCGCGAGGAGGCGTCCTACATCGCGGCGGGCCACGCCCTGCGCAAGAAGGTGCAGTTCGCCAAGGACGAGGACCTTCATGACATTTTAGACTACTGGAAGGGCGTTTCCGCGCAGCAGAAGCTGTAA